From a region of the Methylomonas rapida genome:
- a CDS encoding transglutaminase-like cysteine peptidase has protein sequence MLNQIEQNHGSLVRQRFTHWQDLIQNGKTAAEADKLRLVNDFFNQNIRFTNDIAQWGKEDYWATPMELLAQGAGDCEDFSIAKYFTLLEMGVDDSKLRITYVKALELNQAHMVLTYFVSPQAVPLVLDNLKLDISPATDRNDLEPVYSFNGSGLWLAKIKGAGQQVGKAAKLNPWADLKRRMLQKD, from the coding sequence TTGCTAAACCAGATCGAGCAAAATCACGGCAGCCTGGTTCGGCAACGCTTCACGCATTGGCAGGATTTGATACAAAACGGGAAAACCGCCGCCGAAGCCGACAAACTCCGCCTGGTCAACGATTTTTTCAATCAAAACATCCGCTTTACCAATGACATTGCCCAATGGGGCAAGGAAGATTATTGGGCCACACCCATGGAGTTATTGGCTCAAGGCGCCGGCGACTGCGAGGATTTTTCTATCGCCAAGTACTTTACCCTACTGGAAATGGGCGTAGACGACAGCAAGCTGCGCATCACTTACGTCAAGGCACTGGAACTCAACCAAGCTCACATGGTGCTGACCTATTTCGTCTCGCCCCAGGCCGTGCCACTGGTTCTGGACAATCTCAAACTCGACATCAGCCCGGCAACCGATCGCAACGACCTGGAACCTGTCTATAGCTTCAACGGTAGCGGCTTATGGCTGGCCAAAATCAAAGGCGCTGGTCAACAAGTAGGCAAAGCCGCCAAACTGAACCCCTGGGCGGATTTGAAAAGAAGAATGCTGCAAAAAGACTGA
- a CDS encoding bifunctional diguanylate cyclase/phosphodiesterase produces MSLSKQLLILISALFLLIFGVNLILSINNTRTYLETESQSHAQDTATSLGLSLSPYMKNPSDPTIKAMISAIFDMGYYGEIRLLDASGKELIGLANDKKAEGVPAWFIDYLPLSPAVASSEISSGWTISGVVYVTVNPAFGYSSLYRQTQTALYYSLMVLAISMLLLLLLLRMTLASLKRLDQLAQQIADGHFETITPLPWTSEVKSVATSMNIMSQKIKGTISALNSKLEMTAGKLLRDELTGLYKKSVFETDMNHLIMEHGDAFLQIIKLDSLPELVKERGSDAIDELLQKVAGLLRKQAQTYPSSAIKAYRFYGGEFALLIETNDMAQIEAICQSLSDDFTELGKHFGKPDLAHIGIAPVNLVETPERTLIAAQEAYEQARLIGANSYHIRAERRYARDISAWKALVFDCIDHARYTLIYTGKTHAYQRHGVIMEEAVLQVRDAEGELVAIAPFISIAEKYAKIVDLDKGVVQQVLEHIRTSGIQHAIAVNLSTRSIKNAEFMSWLATLLKSSPVAARQLVFSFSAYAVCKDTDTYVSFFYSLHQWGGRVMIKRFEPQSMPLEINQQLKPDFVRLARDIGNGVSQSHKKLTFAHTLQEMCRLMDIAVLAESIQSDQDNQALNNIGIVGASRQ; encoded by the coding sequence ATGTCTTTATCAAAACAACTGCTCATCCTTATTTCTGCTTTGTTTTTACTGATTTTCGGCGTCAACCTGATCTTAAGCATCAACAACACCAGGACATATCTGGAAACCGAATCTCAAAGCCATGCGCAGGACACCGCCACCTCGCTAGGACTTTCGTTGAGCCCTTACATGAAAAATCCCAGCGACCCGACCATCAAAGCCATGATCAGCGCCATTTTCGACATGGGCTATTACGGCGAGATTCGCCTGCTCGACGCCAGCGGCAAGGAACTGATCGGGCTCGCCAACGATAAAAAGGCCGAAGGCGTGCCGGCATGGTTCATCGACTATCTGCCGCTGTCGCCAGCCGTGGCCAGCAGCGAAATTTCATCCGGCTGGACCATCAGCGGAGTCGTTTACGTCACCGTCAATCCGGCGTTCGGCTACAGTTCGCTTTATCGACAAACCCAAACGGCGCTTTATTACTCCTTGATGGTCTTGGCCATATCCATGCTGCTACTGTTGCTGCTGTTGCGAATGACGCTGGCATCCCTGAAGCGTCTCGATCAGCTCGCGCAACAAATCGCCGACGGCCATTTCGAAACCATAACCCCTTTGCCCTGGACCAGCGAAGTCAAAAGCGTGGCGACCTCGATGAACATCATGTCGCAAAAAATCAAGGGCACCATCAGCGCGTTGAACAGCAAACTGGAAATGACCGCCGGAAAATTGTTGCGCGACGAACTCACGGGGCTATACAAAAAATCGGTATTCGAAACCGATATGAATCATTTGATCATGGAACATGGCGATGCCTTTTTACAAATCATCAAACTGGACAGCCTGCCCGAACTGGTCAAGGAACGCGGCAGCGATGCGATCGACGAACTACTGCAAAAGGTTGCCGGCCTGCTCCGGAAACAGGCCCAAACGTATCCGTCCAGCGCCATCAAAGCCTATCGTTTTTACGGCGGCGAATTTGCCCTGCTGATCGAGACAAACGACATGGCTCAAATAGAAGCCATTTGCCAAAGCTTGAGCGACGATTTTACCGAGCTGGGTAAACATTTCGGCAAACCCGACCTGGCCCATATCGGTATAGCTCCCGTCAATTTGGTGGAAACACCGGAAAGAACACTGATCGCGGCGCAAGAAGCCTACGAGCAAGCCCGGTTGATCGGCGCCAACAGCTACCACATCCGCGCCGAACGGCGATACGCCAGAGATATTTCCGCCTGGAAGGCCTTGGTGTTCGACTGCATCGACCACGCCCGCTACACGTTGATTTATACAGGTAAAACCCATGCTTATCAGCGTCATGGCGTCATCATGGAAGAAGCCGTGCTGCAAGTGCGAGACGCCGAAGGCGAGCTGGTGGCAATTGCACCGTTCATTTCCATCGCCGAAAAATACGCCAAGATCGTCGACCTCGACAAGGGCGTCGTTCAGCAAGTGCTTGAGCATATTCGCACTAGCGGCATTCAGCATGCCATCGCCGTCAACCTTTCGACCCGCTCGATCAAAAATGCCGAGTTCATGAGTTGGCTGGCAACCTTGCTCAAAAGCAGCCCCGTTGCCGCCAGACAACTGGTATTCAGTTTCTCGGCTTACGCAGTGTGCAAGGACACTGACACTTATGTCAGCTTTTTTTACAGCCTGCATCAATGGGGCGGCCGCGTCATGATCAAACGCTTCGAGCCGCAATCCATGCCACTGGAGATCAACCAACAACTGAAACCCGACTTCGTCCGCCTGGCCCGCGACATCGGCAACGGCGTCAGCCAATCCCATAAAAAACTCACTTTCGCGCACACCCTACAGGAAATGTGCCGCTTGATGGATATTGCCGTTCTAGCGGAAAGCATTCAATCCGATCAGGATAATCAGGCCTTGAACAACATAGGAATCGTGGGTGCAAGTCGTCAATAA
- the glnD gene encoding [protein-PII] uridylyltransferase, translating into MTNSVYTATDFAQGFLETNPIAAFKSAIAAENQDLKRRFSPDRSPEDLLNEKARFIDKLLSASWTHFLGDAANKQALIATGGYGRGELFPHSDIDILIILDQSYSDAIQDRLSSFANFLWDIGLKPGLSTCFLDECVAFSSQDQTVFTSRLEMRLITGNEALFNQLKQEIINTPLWSSERFFLAKMEEQEQRYSKYHDTAYNLEPNIKEGPGGLRDIQIIGWVFKHHYKARSLKELINYGFLPKAEYDSLVASRDILWRLRFALHAQTNRGEDRLLFDYQRDLASLFGFVDKEGQPDVEQFMQFFFKTVVDIERLNEMLLQLLNERLISSKENLTPIPITANFSSIAGYLEVSSDDVFQKNPLALLEIFLLLQQSPSLKGIRASTIRLIRKSLPLIDDSYRRNKDANRLFIEILRQPRGITHQLKRMNRYGVLAAYLPDFANIVARMQYDLFHIYTVDEHTLFVIRNLRRFALDKHSEELPFCNNIFLLTPKPDVLYIAALFHDIAKGRGGDHSTLGETIARNFCQQHDLPAHDTKLITWLVRHHLLMSMTAQRKDISDPDVIHTFALQVGSIEYLNYLYLLTVADIRATNPSLWNAWKDALLKELYISTHKALHRGLHNPVARSERIEDNKKEAQDELLKLGISPTTIDSSWRHLSEDYFLRYSADEIAWHTIAIAACTETELPLVLLRPQTQRGSAEIFIYTRNEAQIFSICTATLDQLGLTILDARIITTADQYVLNSFQVLEQSGEAINDLHREIHICNALREGLTSKQVKVGKNIHKQSRQARHFPIETSITFLDDPTHQHTIIELVTTDRAGLLSTIGRAFVELNIQLYDAKITTIGSRAEDMFYITDRESSPVDDDSERQRIRDTILRHLAQAER; encoded by the coding sequence GTGACCAACAGCGTCTACACAGCAACCGATTTTGCCCAAGGCTTTCTGGAAACCAATCCTATTGCCGCCTTCAAAAGCGCCATCGCCGCTGAAAATCAGGATTTGAAGCGACGTTTCAGTCCCGATCGTTCGCCGGAGGATTTGCTGAACGAAAAGGCCAGGTTCATCGACAAGCTACTGTCGGCCAGTTGGACACATTTTCTAGGCGACGCCGCCAACAAACAAGCCTTGATAGCGACCGGCGGCTACGGCAGAGGCGAACTATTTCCGCATTCCGACATCGACATCCTGATCATCCTGGATCAGTCTTACTCGGATGCCATTCAGGACAGGCTTTCCAGCTTTGCCAACTTCCTCTGGGATATAGGCCTGAAACCGGGATTGAGCACTTGTTTTCTCGACGAGTGCGTTGCCTTCTCCTCGCAGGACCAGACCGTATTCACCAGCCGGCTGGAAATGCGCCTGATCACCGGCAACGAAGCGCTGTTCAATCAACTGAAGCAGGAAATCATCAACACGCCACTCTGGTCGTCGGAACGCTTCTTTCTTGCCAAAATGGAGGAACAGGAGCAGCGCTACAGCAAATATCACGATACGGCATACAACCTAGAGCCCAACATCAAGGAAGGACCGGGCGGCTTGCGGGACATCCAGATCATCGGCTGGGTTTTCAAACATCATTACAAGGCGCGCTCCTTGAAGGAGCTGATCAATTACGGCTTTTTACCCAAAGCGGAATATGACAGTCTAGTCGCCTCGCGCGACATTCTGTGGCGCCTGCGCTTTGCGTTGCATGCCCAGACCAACCGCGGCGAAGATAGATTGCTGTTCGACTACCAGCGCGACCTGGCCAGCCTGTTCGGCTTCGTCGATAAGGAAGGACAGCCCGATGTCGAGCAGTTCATGCAGTTTTTCTTCAAGACCGTCGTCGATATCGAGCGCCTCAACGAAATGCTGCTGCAACTCCTCAACGAGCGCCTGATCAGCAGCAAGGAAAACCTGACCCCCATCCCGATTACCGCCAATTTTTCCTCCATCGCCGGCTACCTGGAAGTCAGCAGCGACGATGTGTTTCAAAAAAACCCATTAGCGCTGCTGGAAATTTTTTTACTGTTGCAACAATCGCCTTCGCTCAAAGGGATACGGGCCAGCACCATACGCCTGATTCGCAAAAGTCTGCCGCTGATCGACGACTCCTATCGACGCAACAAGGACGCCAACCGCCTGTTCATCGAAATCTTGCGGCAACCGCGCGGCATCACCCACCAATTGAAGCGCATGAACCGCTACGGCGTGCTGGCGGCGTATTTGCCCGACTTCGCCAACATCGTCGCCCGCATGCAGTATGACTTGTTTCATATCTACACCGTCGACGAACACACCTTGTTCGTGATTCGCAATTTACGCCGCTTTGCGCTGGACAAACACAGCGAGGAATTGCCGTTTTGCAACAATATTTTCCTGCTAACCCCCAAACCGGACGTACTGTACATCGCGGCGCTGTTCCACGACATTGCCAAAGGCCGCGGCGGCGACCACTCCACCTTGGGCGAAACTATCGCGCGTAATTTTTGCCAACAACACGATTTACCGGCCCATGACACCAAACTGATCACTTGGCTGGTACGTCATCACTTGTTGATGTCGATGACCGCGCAACGCAAGGACATCAGCGACCCAGATGTGATCCACACTTTTGCGCTACAAGTCGGCAGCATAGAATACTTGAACTACCTGTACCTGCTGACCGTCGCCGACATTCGCGCCACCAATCCCAGCCTCTGGAATGCCTGGAAAGACGCGTTACTAAAAGAACTCTACATATCCACCCACAAGGCGCTGCATCGCGGCCTGCACAATCCCGTCGCCCGCTCAGAACGCATCGAAGACAATAAAAAAGAAGCGCAAGACGAACTACTGAAGCTGGGCATATCGCCAACCACCATAGACTCATCCTGGCGGCATTTGAGCGAGGATTACTTTTTGCGCTACTCCGCCGACGAAATCGCCTGGCACACGATCGCCATCGCAGCCTGCACCGAAACAGAGCTGCCACTGGTATTGCTGCGCCCGCAAACCCAGCGCGGTAGTGCCGAGATTTTCATTTACACCCGCAACGAAGCCCAGATTTTTTCGATCTGCACCGCGACATTGGATCAACTTGGCCTGACCATTCTCGACGCCCGCATCATCACCACCGCGGATCAGTATGTATTGAACAGCTTCCAGGTACTGGAACAATCCGGCGAAGCGATCAACGATCTACATAGGGAAATTCATATCTGCAACGCCCTGCGCGAAGGCTTGACCAGCAAACAAGTCAAAGTCGGGAAAAACATCCACAAGCAATCCAGACAGGCGCGCCACTTTCCAATCGAAACCAGCATCACGTTTCTGGATGATCCAACACATCAACACACCATCATCGAACTGGTCACGACCGACCGCGCCGGCCTGTTATCCACCATAGGGCGCGCCTTCGTGGAGCTGAACATACAACTGTATGACGCCAAAATCACCACGATCGGCAGCCGCGCGGAAGACATGTTTTATATAACGGACCGAGAAAGCTCGCCCGTCGATGACGATTCGGAAAGACAACGCATCCGCGACACAATTCTAAGGCATCTGGCGCAGGCCGAGCGTTGA
- the map gene encoding type I methionyl aminopeptidase encodes MSIVIKTADEIEKMRVACKLAAEVLEMIAPHVVAGISTEELDQICHDYIVNEQHAIPAPLNYRGYPKSICTSINHQICHGIPSDKKLKNGDIVNIDITVIKDGYHGDTSKMFCVGDVSPHAKRLVEITRQCMFLGIEQVKPGAHFGDIGHAIQKHAESNRYSVVREFCGHGIGKDFHEEPHVMHFGKHGDGAVIQPGMIFTIEPMINIGKRHMKILPDGWTAVTKDRSLSAQWEHTILVTDTGYEILTLRQEER; translated from the coding sequence ATGAGCATCGTAATAAAAACCGCCGACGAAATCGAAAAAATGCGCGTAGCCTGCAAACTGGCCGCGGAAGTACTGGAAATGATCGCCCCGCATGTGGTCGCGGGCATCAGCACGGAAGAACTCGACCAAATCTGCCACGACTATATCGTCAACGAACAGCACGCCATCCCCGCCCCCCTCAATTATCGCGGCTACCCCAAATCGATCTGCACGTCGATCAATCATCAAATTTGCCACGGCATTCCAAGCGACAAAAAACTGAAGAACGGCGATATCGTCAACATCGATATTACCGTCATCAAGGACGGCTACCACGGCGACACCAGCAAAATGTTCTGCGTCGGCGATGTCAGCCCGCACGCGAAAAGATTGGTCGAAATCACGCGTCAATGCATGTTCCTCGGCATCGAGCAAGTCAAGCCCGGCGCGCATTTTGGCGACATAGGCCATGCCATTCAGAAACACGCGGAAAGCAACCGCTATTCGGTCGTACGTGAATTTTGCGGCCACGGCATCGGCAAGGACTTTCACGAAGAACCGCACGTGATGCATTTTGGCAAACACGGCGATGGCGCCGTGATCCAACCCGGCATGATTTTTACCATCGAACCCATGATCAACATCGGCAAGCGCCACATGAAAATCCTGCCGGACGGCTGGACCGCCGTGACCAAGGATCGCAGCCTGTCCGCCCAGTGGGAGCACACCATTTTGGTAACCGACACGGGATATGAAATCTTGACTCTGCGCCAGGAAGAGCGGTGA
- the rpsB gene encoding 30S ribosomal protein S2 produces the protein MAAVSMRQMLEAGVHFGHQTRYWNPKMASYLFGARNKIHIIDLEQTLPLFNDAMNYLGQMTANKGTILFVGTKKSARKAVAEEAKRCGMPYVNHRWLGGMLTNFKTIKKSINRLKELEAMKADGTLYQKFSKKEALGMERELEKLERSLGGIKDMRGIPDAIFVLDVGYEKNAIMEAKKLGVPVVGVVDSNNSPENIDYVIPGNDDSIRAVTLYCQSAAAAVLEAKALRMDAGTKSDDFVEEVVAEA, from the coding sequence ATGGCAGCAGTGTCAATGCGTCAAATGTTGGAAGCGGGTGTTCACTTTGGACACCAAACTCGTTACTGGAATCCGAAAATGGCATCCTATTTGTTCGGAGCCCGTAACAAAATCCATATCATCGATTTGGAGCAAACGCTTCCCTTGTTCAATGACGCGATGAATTACCTGGGTCAAATGACCGCCAACAAAGGCACGATCCTGTTTGTGGGCACCAAAAAATCCGCTCGCAAAGCCGTGGCCGAAGAAGCGAAACGTTGCGGCATGCCCTACGTCAACCATCGTTGGTTGGGCGGCATGTTGACCAACTTCAAGACCATCAAAAAATCCATCAACCGCCTGAAAGAGCTGGAAGCGATGAAAGCCGACGGTACTTTGTACCAAAAATTCAGCAAAAAGGAAGCGCTGGGCATGGAGCGTGAGTTGGAAAAACTCGAACGCAGCCTCGGCGGTATCAAAGATATGCGCGGTATTCCCGATGCGATTTTTGTTTTGGACGTGGGCTACGAGAAAAACGCCATCATGGAAGCCAAGAAACTGGGTGTTCCCGTGGTTGGCGTGGTTGACTCCAACAACTCCCCCGAAAATATCGATTATGTGATTCCTGGCAACGACGACTCGATTCGTGCCGTGACTTTGTATTGCCAAAGCGCCGCTGCAGCGGTTCTGGAAGCCAAGGCATTGCGCATGGATGCCGGTACAAAATCAGATGATTTCGTCGAGGAAGTCGTAGCGGAAGCGTAA
- the tsf gene encoding translation elongation factor Ts codes for MSISAAMVKELRERTGSGMMECKKALVEANGDMELAIENMRKAGLAKADKKSGRIAAEGVIGVKVSGDNKSVVMVDVNCETDFVAKGDDFTGFVSDVVDAVLAGNVENDEQLQALALASGASIDDTRRALIAKIGENITVRRFVKFSTATGSQACYLHGSKIGVVVELSKDDAELGKDIAMHIAASKPICISGDEVSSETIEKEKEIFLAQQEEKIKGKPADIVEKMVSGRINKFLAEITLLGQAFIKDDSKTVGQLLKEKGNEVVRFARFEVGEGIEKKEEDFAAEVMAQVRG; via the coding sequence ATGAGTATTAGTGCGGCTATGGTGAAAGAACTGCGTGAGCGTACGGGTTCTGGCATGATGGAATGTAAAAAAGCCTTGGTTGAAGCCAATGGCGACATGGAGCTGGCCATCGAGAACATGCGTAAAGCGGGTCTGGCCAAAGCCGATAAAAAATCCGGCCGTATCGCAGCAGAAGGTGTTATCGGTGTGAAAGTGTCCGGTGACAACAAATCCGTCGTCATGGTCGATGTCAACTGCGAAACCGACTTCGTGGCCAAAGGCGATGATTTCACGGGTTTTGTTAGCGATGTCGTCGATGCGGTGCTGGCAGGCAATGTCGAAAACGATGAACAGCTGCAAGCTTTGGCATTGGCCAGTGGTGCTTCGATTGACGATACGCGTCGTGCACTGATTGCCAAAATCGGCGAAAATATTACCGTAAGACGCTTTGTGAAATTTTCCACCGCAACCGGCAGCCAGGCTTGCTACCTGCATGGCAGCAAAATTGGCGTTGTCGTCGAACTGAGCAAGGATGACGCGGAACTGGGCAAGGATATCGCGATGCACATTGCGGCCAGCAAGCCGATCTGCATTTCCGGCGATGAAGTTTCGTCCGAAACCATCGAAAAAGAAAAAGAAATCTTCTTGGCGCAACAAGAAGAAAAAATCAAGGGAAAACCTGCGGATATCGTCGAGAAAATGGTTTCTGGCCGTATCAACAAATTCCTGGCGGAAATCACGCTGCTGGGCCAGGCCTTCATTAAAGACGATAGCAAAACCGTCGGACAGTTGTTGAAGGAGAAAGGCAACGAAGTCGTGCGCTTTGCCCGCTTCGAAGTCGGCGAAGGCATCGAGAAGAAAGAAGAGGACTTTGCCGCCGAAGTGATGGCGCAAGTCAGAGGTTAA
- the pyrH gene encoding UMP kinase, whose protein sequence is MSQTICQRILLKLSGEALMSETGGSIDPDIVQRLAQEVKDLCDAGIQVGLVIGGGNILRGAEKASEGLNRVTSDQMGMLATVINALAMQDALEYLGQPVRVMTALKINQVCEDYIRRRAVRHLEKGRVAIFAAGTGNPFFTTDTAASLRAIEIDAQLMIKATKVKGVYSADPNKVADAVFYPRLTYDEAIDQRLNVMDTTALVLCRDNNLPMRVMNIFEPGAVMRLMRGEDIGSLIVRN, encoded by the coding sequence ATGAGTCAGACCATTTGTCAGAGAATTTTACTTAAATTGAGCGGCGAAGCCTTGATGAGCGAGACGGGCGGGAGTATCGATCCCGATATCGTGCAGCGTTTGGCGCAAGAAGTTAAAGACTTATGCGATGCCGGCATTCAAGTAGGATTGGTGATTGGTGGCGGCAATATCCTGCGCGGCGCGGAGAAAGCGTCCGAAGGTTTGAACCGGGTAACCAGTGACCAAATGGGCATGCTGGCGACGGTGATCAATGCCTTGGCAATGCAGGATGCGCTGGAGTATCTGGGGCAACCCGTTCGGGTCATGACGGCCCTGAAAATCAATCAGGTTTGCGAAGATTACATTCGACGCCGCGCCGTCAGACATTTGGAGAAGGGGCGGGTGGCGATTTTCGCGGCCGGCACTGGCAACCCGTTTTTTACCACCGATACCGCGGCCAGTTTGAGAGCGATCGAAATCGATGCCCAATTGATGATCAAGGCCACCAAGGTCAAAGGCGTTTATTCTGCCGATCCGAACAAGGTAGCCGATGCGGTGTTCTATCCCCGTCTGACTTACGACGAGGCCATCGATCAGCGCCTGAACGTGATGGATACCACGGCATTGGTATTATGCCGAGACAACAACCTGCCGATGCGGGTAATGAATATTTTTGAGCCGGGAGCGGTGATGCGTCTGATGCGCGGTGAAGATATCGGCTCTCTAATCGTGAGGAACTAG
- the frr gene encoding ribosome recycling factor: protein MISDIQQDAAARMAKSIEALQKAFSKIRTGRAHPSLLDQISVSYYGSESPLSQVANVSVEDARTLKVVPWEKGMVQAIEKAIMSSGLGLNPATQGTVIRIPLPALTEERRRELVKVVKNEAEQGRVSIRNIRRDANAAIKDALKEKLISEDDARQGEEKIQKLTDQYIKEVEKHLEEKEADLLSM from the coding sequence ATGATCAGTGATATTCAACAAGATGCCGCAGCGCGCATGGCCAAAAGCATAGAAGCGTTGCAAAAAGCCTTTAGCAAAATCAGAACCGGCCGGGCTCACCCGAGTCTGCTGGATCAAATCAGCGTCAGTTATTATGGCTCGGAATCGCCCCTGTCGCAGGTGGCGAATGTGTCGGTCGAAGATGCTAGAACCCTGAAAGTGGTGCCTTGGGAAAAAGGTATGGTGCAGGCCATCGAAAAAGCCATCATGTCTTCTGGTTTGGGTTTGAATCCGGCCACGCAAGGCACGGTGATTCGGATCCCCTTGCCTGCATTGACCGAAGAGCGTCGCCGTGAACTGGTCAAAGTCGTCAAAAACGAAGCCGAGCAGGGCAGGGTGTCCATCAGAAACATTCGCCGCGATGCCAACGCCGCGATAAAGGATGCCTTGAAGGAGAAGCTGATTTCCGAGGACGATGCACGTCAAGGCGAGGAAAAAATTCAGAAGCTCACCGATCAATACATCAAAGAAGTGGAAAAGCATCTTGAAGAGAAAGAAGCCGATCTGCTGTCCATGTAA
- a CDS encoding isoprenyl transferase, which produces MSAELGSKLIINGENPRHIAIIMDGNGRWAQKRMMPRIMGHHAGVKTVRKIVEYCAKENIEVLSLFAFSSENWRRPKDEVSLLMELFMSTLQTQVDKLDKNNIRLRIIGDKSAFPDTLQEKIRNAEAQTANNSGLTLVIAANYGGRWDIAQAVERIVAGIRSGEIQEQTITEELISAHLVTADLPEPDLFIRSGGEERVSNFLLWQLAYTELYFTDVLWPDFDQEMMQKAITSFKGRQRRFGHTGDQIVDKRIL; this is translated from the coding sequence ATGTCAGCCGAGCTTGGTAGCAAATTGATAATAAACGGCGAAAACCCGCGACACATCGCCATCATCATGGATGGCAATGGGCGTTGGGCGCAAAAACGGATGATGCCGAGAATCATGGGCCACCATGCCGGTGTGAAAACGGTCAGAAAAATCGTCGAGTATTGCGCCAAGGAAAACATCGAGGTGTTGTCGCTGTTTGCCTTCAGCAGCGAAAATTGGCGGCGCCCGAAAGATGAAGTCAGTTTGCTGATGGAGCTGTTCATGAGCACTTTGCAGACGCAGGTCGACAAACTCGACAAAAACAATATCCGTTTGCGCATCATCGGTGACAAGAGCGCTTTTCCGGACACGCTGCAGGAGAAAATTCGCAATGCCGAGGCGCAAACAGCCAATAACAGCGGGCTGACGCTGGTGATTGCCGCAAACTATGGTGGCCGGTGGGATATCGCTCAGGCCGTAGAAAGGATTGTCGCCGGCATCCGCTCGGGTGAGATTCAGGAACAAACCATTACCGAAGAATTGATCAGCGCGCATCTGGTCACGGCCGACTTGCCCGAGCCCGATTTGTTCATTCGTTCCGGCGGAGAAGAGCGGGTCAGCAATTTTTTGCTGTGGCAACTGGCTTATACCGAGCTTTATTTTACCGATGTGTTATGGCCTGATTTTGATCAGGAGATGATGCAAAAAGCCATTACGAGTTTCAAGGGACGCCAAAGGCGATTTGGCCATACCGGTGATCAAATCGTCGATAAGCGTATTCTTTAG
- a CDS encoding phosphatidate cytidylyltransferase translates to MLVQRILTALVLATAVILAVFQLPAIYFSLFIAIIALGGAWEWLALTGVDQIGKKLLFLAALVFPMLGITFWTVFLEVLGEAMEWPEVKEYSDALEWFVIVPVLFWLLAMILIRQAAPQLLKMEYKPKLKSFIGWMVLLSAWMFLSKLRSFYGPEMVLYFLILIWTADISAYFVGKKWGKDKLAPEISPGKTVQGMYGALASAMICAIGLRVYYGFSALESDGAELAVLMSIDLLILSVLTVLVSIYGDLFFSLVKRIKGVKDSGTLLPGHGGILDRVDSIIAAAPFFYAGIVLIGRSVFE, encoded by the coding sequence ATGTTAGTACAACGCATCCTAACTGCTTTGGTGTTGGCAACGGCCGTCATATTGGCGGTTTTCCAATTGCCTGCCATCTATTTTTCTTTGTTCATCGCTATCATTGCCTTGGGCGGAGCCTGGGAATGGCTGGCTTTGACCGGGGTCGACCAGATAGGCAAAAAATTATTGTTTTTGGCGGCCCTGGTTTTTCCAATGTTGGGCATCACGTTTTGGACGGTGTTTCTGGAAGTATTGGGCGAAGCCATGGAGTGGCCCGAAGTCAAGGAATATTCGGATGCGTTGGAATGGTTTGTGATCGTGCCGGTATTGTTTTGGCTGCTGGCGATGATTTTGATCCGACAGGCAGCGCCACAATTGCTGAAGATGGAATACAAGCCTAAGCTCAAGAGCTTTATCGGCTGGATGGTATTGCTGTCGGCCTGGATGTTTCTGAGTAAACTGAGATCTTTTTATGGCCCGGAAATGGTGCTTTACTTCCTGATACTGATTTGGACAGCAGACATCAGTGCTTATTTCGTCGGCAAAAAATGGGGCAAGGACAAACTGGCGCCTGAAATCAGCCCTGGCAAAACCGTGCAAGGCATGTATGGTGCATTGGCTTCAGCGATGATTTGCGCGATAGGTTTGCGCGTTTATTACGGCTTTTCGGCCTTGGAATCGGATGGTGCGGAATTGGCGGTCCTGATGTCGATAGATTTGCTGATTTTGTCGGTGTTGACCGTGCTGGTATCCATTTACGGTGATTTGTTTTTCAGTCTGGTCAAGCGAATCAAAGGCGTCAAGGATAGTGGCACGTTGCTGCCGGGTCATGGCGGTATCCTCGATAGGGTGGACAGCATCATTGCGGCGGCACCGTTTTTCTATGCCGGTATCGTGCTGATCGGACGGAGCGTATTCGAATGA